The Parashewanella tropica genome window below encodes:
- a CDS encoding S8 family serine peptidase, translating to MKLFPNKSVLTLAISSVLVPNIHASQLDSRGHDVDGGQRVTVVKQSKRDVEDLYVVLLKEAPLSSYRGDNRKFAATSLKMNPANRNDETGLLDMNSSASRAYISHLQSTQQQVLSNANVMLNREVKAETSYQVVLNGFTTRLNNKKEVTKLQQHDQVSAVIKVTPSYLTTDSGPSYIKAPSAWNGSAIGTKSQGEGVIVGIMDTGINPSHPSFADISGDGYDHTNPRGEGNYLGDCRKSDLAKYCNDKLIGIWGDEGIINKDTPAGQDKIAVDYDGHGSHTASTTAGNVVKNVPVYNVVGDKADYQFEQISGVAPRANIVSYQVCEASGSCWPDITAKAVEHAIANGIKVINYSVGGTARNPWESIDAKAFLSAREAGIHVATSAGNSGPGPETVGSPGNAPWVTTVAAYTHDRSFTDKKVSFSGGDTNLADINGKGATKAYTGKVVDAKNFGDGQCLNPFAENTFDGQIVICERGEIARVAKGKNVLAGGAGGMIFMNAAGGSDTVDADLHVLPAIHVTAEDGKKIKDWLATGADHQATIGSSDLIKDPKLADKAAPFTSRGPDSVFNRWMTPHVAAPGVDIYAANSENQPHKAPKDRRESPYIFLSGTSMSSPHVAGALTLIHSMKPGWTPAEAQSALMLTAVFDTKKEDGVTPSGFFDGGSGSIRIDKALKSGLVMDVTHDEYVAANPDKDGKPETLNMPAMLETGCLIRCTWTRTFKATETASWTTSHHKITDGVSVSASPASFSLAKGETIELTITAEIGEGFDSDYGFGRLVLTPDNIELSTAALPVIGTFVAGSFPEKPRLETSSTKGSGTIDGIKTIPTQDLQIATFELAEVENIAVELPRDDSDKSKWPINVYNDPKFYYSKRIDIHNKVKHLVARIKSTTSPDLDMYIGKDSNLNGKPDNANELHANNRLCMSATETQFESCVINNPKPGSYFFAVHNFGDPDAPSDKSDEVVIEVVLIGADDNSIKVTAPDAIKSEDPFAINVAWDKPLKRDTLYMTALEMGSGINTPTNIGIMPIEIYRNANLVGGSLNTNVAKTGDTLTATIDVAGNNTDKERTLNIKLALPQGITVSSDSHNGQFESQQLIWELTQAANSTDETITVELGTAALVKSKKLSFELSHTLAEETISEMIGKVDLSGVTLAKINGEDAVTVNANEKTNITLAATGSSVPEADDTISYEWKQSSGPDVKISDSSTKEITVSLPDVASDAQVVLELTVSNGTLMDTATATINVKAEKAPAPKPDNKSSGGSMDLLTLMLGLLAMRRRIIK from the coding sequence GTGAAACTATTCCCTAATAAAAGTGTATTAACACTAGCCATTTCATCCGTATTAGTGCCGAATATCCATGCAAGTCAACTCGATTCTAGAGGGCATGATGTTGATGGTGGTCAAAGAGTAACCGTTGTCAAACAATCTAAACGTGATGTAGAAGACTTATATGTTGTTTTATTAAAAGAAGCCCCACTATCTAGTTATCGCGGGGATAACCGTAAGTTTGCCGCAACTAGCCTCAAAATGAATCCAGCAAATAGAAATGATGAAACTGGATTACTTGATATGAATAGCTCGGCGAGTAGAGCCTATATCTCTCATTTGCAATCAACACAGCAGCAAGTTTTAAGCAATGCAAATGTAATGCTCAATCGCGAAGTAAAAGCAGAGACCAGTTACCAAGTTGTGTTGAATGGTTTTACGACAAGACTTAACAATAAGAAAGAAGTCACCAAACTACAACAGCATGATCAAGTCAGTGCTGTTATCAAGGTAACGCCAAGCTATTTGACCACGGATTCAGGCCCAAGTTACATTAAAGCGCCTTCTGCTTGGAATGGCAGTGCCATTGGTACTAAAAGTCAAGGCGAAGGTGTGATTGTTGGTATCATGGATACAGGGATCAACCCCTCTCACCCTTCTTTTGCCGACATTTCTGGAGATGGTTATGATCATACTAACCCTAGAGGTGAAGGAAATTATTTAGGTGACTGCCGTAAATCCGATTTAGCTAAATACTGTAATGACAAACTCATCGGGATTTGGGGCGATGAAGGCATTATCAATAAAGATACGCCAGCGGGCCAAGATAAAATAGCCGTTGACTATGATGGTCATGGTTCTCATACTGCATCAACCACAGCGGGTAATGTTGTCAAAAATGTACCTGTTTATAATGTTGTGGGCGATAAAGCCGATTATCAATTTGAGCAGATCAGTGGTGTTGCGCCCAGAGCTAACATTGTGTCATATCAAGTGTGTGAGGCCTCTGGTTCTTGTTGGCCTGATATCACCGCTAAGGCGGTAGAGCACGCGATTGCCAATGGCATTAAAGTTATTAACTATTCCGTTGGTGGTACAGCACGAAACCCGTGGGAAAGCATAGATGCAAAAGCTTTCTTATCAGCACGTGAAGCGGGGATCCATGTTGCCACTTCTGCGGGTAACAGTGGACCTGGACCAGAAACTGTGGGAAGTCCCGGTAATGCGCCTTGGGTGACGACAGTAGCAGCATATACTCATGATCGTAGCTTTACCGATAAGAAAGTGAGTTTTTCTGGTGGCGATACCAATTTGGCTGATATCAATGGTAAAGGTGCGACCAAGGCTTACACTGGAAAAGTCGTTGATGCGAAGAATTTCGGTGATGGTCAATGTCTCAACCCTTTTGCTGAGAATACCTTTGATGGTCAGATTGTGATTTGTGAGCGTGGTGAAATCGCTCGTGTTGCTAAAGGTAAGAATGTCTTGGCTGGTGGTGCTGGTGGCATGATATTCATGAACGCCGCTGGAGGCTCTGATACTGTAGATGCCGACCTCCATGTATTACCAGCTATTCATGTAACCGCTGAAGATGGTAAAAAAATCAAAGATTGGTTGGCTACAGGCGCTGATCACCAAGCGACGATTGGTAGTTCAGATCTAATTAAAGATCCTAAGTTGGCTGATAAGGCTGCACCATTTACTTCACGTGGTCCTGATTCTGTATTTAACCGCTGGATGACCCCTCACGTTGCCGCTCCAGGTGTGGATATTTATGCTGCAAACTCCGAGAATCAGCCTCACAAAGCGCCTAAGGATCGTAGAGAGTCGCCGTACATTTTTTTGAGTGGGACTTCAATGTCGAGTCCACATGTGGCAGGGGCATTGACGTTAATTCATTCAATGAAACCTGGTTGGACGCCAGCGGAAGCACAATCGGCACTCATGCTTACTGCTGTATTTGATACCAAAAAAGAAGATGGCGTGACACCATCAGGTTTCTTTGATGGTGGTTCAGGCAGTATTAGAATCGATAAAGCCTTAAAGTCCGGTTTAGTCATGGATGTTACGCATGATGAATATGTTGCTGCAAATCCAGATAAAGACGGTAAACCAGAAACCTTAAATATGCCGGCAATGTTGGAAACCGGATGTTTGATTCGTTGTACGTGGACCAGAACCTTCAAAGCCACTGAAACGGCATCATGGACAACAAGTCATCACAAAATTACTGATGGTGTCTCTGTTTCGGCTTCTCCTGCGAGCTTTTCATTAGCCAAAGGCGAAACCATTGAGCTGACGATTACTGCTGAAATTGGTGAGGGTTTTGATTCTGATTATGGATTTGGGCGACTTGTTCTTACACCTGATAATATTGAGCTCTCCACTGCAGCATTACCTGTTATTGGTACATTTGTAGCAGGCTCTTTCCCTGAAAAACCAAGACTTGAGACGTCGTCGACTAAAGGAAGTGGAACAATTGATGGTATTAAAACCATCCCAACTCAAGATCTACAAATTGCAACTTTTGAATTGGCTGAAGTTGAAAATATTGCTGTCGAACTTCCTCGTGATGATAGCGATAAGAGTAAATGGCCAATCAATGTTTATAACGATCCTAAGTTCTATTATTCAAAACGAATCGATATCCATAACAAGGTTAAGCACTTAGTTGCACGCATTAAGTCAACGACATCGCCTGATCTTGATATGTATATCGGCAAAGACAGTAACTTGAATGGTAAGCCCGATAACGCCAATGAACTTCATGCGAACAATCGTTTGTGCATGAGTGCAACGGAAACGCAATTTGAAAGCTGCGTGATCAATAACCCTAAACCCGGTTCATATTTCTTTGCGGTTCATAACTTTGGTGATCCAGACGCGCCATCTGATAAATCTGATGAGGTGGTAATTGAAGTGGTGTTAATTGGGGCTGATGACAATAGTATTAAAGTTACAGCGCCTGATGCGATTAAGAGTGAAGATCCATTTGCAATAAATGTTGCATGGGATAAGCCTCTAAAACGTGACACGCTTTATATGACGGCATTGGAGATGGGCAGTGGTATTAATACGCCAACTAATATTGGGATCATGCCGATTGAAATTTACCGTAATGCTAACTTAGTTGGTGGCTCGTTAAATACTAATGTGGCTAAAACAGGGGATACTTTAACAGCAACTATTGATGTTGCTGGAAATAATACCGATAAAGAAAGAACGCTGAACATTAAGTTAGCCCTACCACAAGGTATCACCGTCAGCTCTGACAGTCACAATGGCCAATTTGAGTCACAACAGCTGATTTGGGAACTCACCCAAGCGGCAAATAGTACTGATGAAACCATTACCGTGGAGTTAGGTACTGCTGCACTGGTTAAGTCAAAAAAGCTCTCGTTTGAGCTAAGTCATACTCTTGCTGAAGAAACTATCTCCGAAATGATTGGAAAGGTTGATTTATCAGGAGTTACGCTCGCCAAAATCAATGGTGAGGACGCGGTTACAGTTAACGCTAATGAAAAGACAAATATCACATTGGCGGCAACAGGTAGCTCAGTGCCAGAGGCCGATGACACCATATCGTATGAATGGAAACAAAGTTCTGGGCCTGATGTTAAGATTTCAGATAGCTCTACTAAAGAAATTACAGTTTCCTTGCCTGATGTAGCTTCTGATGCTCAAGTCGTTTTAGAGTTAACGGTGTCGAATGGAACATTAATGGATACGGCTACAGCGACCATTAATGTCAAAGCAGAAAAAGCACCAGCGCCTAAGCCTGATAATAAAAGTTCAGGTGGTTCAATGGACTTATTAACCCTGATGTTAGGTTTGTTGGCCATGAGAAGAAGAATCATCAAATAA
- a CDS encoding S8 family serine peptidase translates to MSFKINKLAACIAMAAVIPASAINAQVTDIQTPYAAGQTAEQTQVIYVYLSDLGSLSKATIKNKQRLDNELLKIKSTQQRVIADIKAIDGNIEVISSTRLFGNFITIKADVSLAEKIKQVAGVKHISVETKPISMPVNAMASISSTAQNDAISIPPLSAEANAGSGVKVAIIGTGVDYTHKSLGGVGTPEAYADAMANATAPFDGFPTDVVVGGLDLSSENHGLDLNPIDQNIRCVRDYDKATHNTGFGTRLASAVHALAPGAKLTAYKTSNVAMPNPDTCRLSAENTDKFVQAIERAVDPKGDGSFEGRADIIVIDAYGNSGFYSSNDEGISAPIVETYAIEMASALGSLVVVNAGSFGDKFDSHYNLAWRAAAPSALTVGGMTKDAKGTLKVTKKTPYGPVRGSNHYTKPDMVSYAEQIDVAVVGTQDKVEKSSDTVMGAARIAAAAAIVKSKRPDLSMTEVKALLMNTANKQIQDLNGKQAELTLVGSGTENLADALTSPSVVWEKGTYQPSLNFGFQEGLSTQRFVKQVQIKNLSDKTVTYNVSVDNDGKDGKSALTWELPTSVSVPAGQTVVFPAVLNIDFTKLQNWPLNNTAGFTADNWAKIELTGHIQLKADGKPTLSMNWMAKPRSATKISRDFTTLESIHEVKGIEHPFGPFAGAYKQSFSNDSATDTTFAVFPLMFHADSKPKGKQRSRGNFFSDIGAGVYEEAQCTSGKKLAIATRFFAPNDAGIANHFDKIGPWLTSWTIFQEEYVVANKYNEKVVFPPNPSDDDTVMNGFVEPDENLQPVAWYIDLSMEFDRSKPRARYKKSKLPTYISAHGQNIVAQYCLEELYHGDKVNSVESFDKNHGWIFATDRDAQNDLGKPMIQFNPLKYGKTEAQGGPGGGIGLPGPGLPGPGLPGPGLPGPGLPGPAPEKNLGGLPLFSKAVQEGEAATYSNMITLGANETASLTAISDCALAGGLGPIVGCQNPGMLIMSLNDNWAMQSPMDTAGYSPIPSPKDGQQHRINEDAKIGDVVGNVELDSEGFFSHARFDAPSYPYQLTQVNGIAGEPFKVSAKGVITVNNPDAIDYDQGNKHFELEVLAKKGNTYSSTSKVYIDINPVNDIAPIIEKPFEAVTLDANENIEINAAKHITDAEGDTLMFKAEGLPDGISIDADTGMITGKTSSAGNHNVTITAEDGEHKVQAKLTITVNAQKAPQPPKKKSSGSLGFSLLALLGVFGATRRRSMLK, encoded by the coding sequence ATGTCATTTAAAATAAATAAACTTGCTGCTTGTATTGCCATGGCTGCTGTCATTCCAGCCTCAGCAATAAATGCTCAAGTCACTGATATCCAAACTCCTTATGCCGCGGGGCAAACTGCGGAACAAACTCAGGTAATTTATGTCTATCTGTCAGACCTCGGTTCTCTGTCTAAAGCAACAATCAAGAATAAACAGCGTTTAGATAACGAACTACTCAAAATAAAAAGCACTCAACAACGTGTTATAGCTGACATTAAAGCCATAGATGGAAATATAGAGGTAATATCATCAACTCGGTTATTTGGTAACTTTATCACCATTAAAGCTGATGTTTCTTTAGCTGAGAAAATCAAACAAGTTGCAGGTGTTAAGCACATTTCTGTAGAAACAAAGCCAATCTCTATGCCAGTTAATGCCATGGCATCAATCAGCTCGACTGCACAAAATGACGCAATTTCGATCCCCCCGTTATCAGCTGAAGCCAATGCAGGAAGCGGGGTAAAGGTCGCGATTATCGGTACAGGTGTTGACTACACCCATAAATCCTTAGGTGGAGTTGGTACACCAGAAGCCTATGCTGATGCCATGGCCAATGCGACAGCACCTTTTGACGGTTTCCCAACTGACGTAGTCGTTGGCGGCCTAGATTTAAGCAGTGAAAACCATGGTTTAGATTTAAACCCTATTGATCAAAACATCCGCTGCGTACGTGACTATGATAAAGCCACACACAACACGGGGTTTGGTACTCGTCTAGCCAGTGCTGTTCACGCATTAGCACCTGGAGCAAAACTGACCGCTTATAAAACTTCCAATGTGGCTATGCCAAACCCTGACACCTGCCGCTTATCCGCTGAAAATACAGATAAATTTGTTCAAGCGATCGAACGTGCCGTTGATCCTAAAGGCGATGGTAGTTTTGAAGGTCGTGCCGATATTATTGTGATTGATGCCTATGGTAATTCAGGGTTTTACAGTAGTAACGACGAAGGCATTTCTGCACCAATTGTCGAAACCTACGCGATTGAAATGGCTTCCGCTTTAGGCTCATTGGTGGTTGTAAACGCGGGGAGTTTTGGCGACAAGTTTGATAGTCATTACAACTTAGCATGGCGTGCCGCTGCTCCAAGTGCTTTGACAGTTGGTGGAATGACAAAAGATGCAAAAGGCACACTTAAAGTCACCAAAAAAACACCATATGGGCCTGTGCGAGGTTCAAACCACTACACCAAGCCCGACATGGTTTCCTATGCAGAGCAAATTGACGTTGCTGTTGTTGGCACTCAAGACAAAGTGGAAAAAAGTTCCGACACGGTCATGGGCGCTGCTCGTATCGCGGCAGCCGCAGCCATCGTAAAATCTAAGCGTCCAGATCTGTCAATGACAGAAGTTAAAGCGCTGCTTATGAATACCGCCAACAAGCAAATTCAAGATCTGAATGGCAAGCAAGCCGAATTAACCTTAGTTGGTAGTGGCACAGAAAACCTAGCTGATGCTTTAACTTCTCCTTCTGTTGTTTGGGAAAAAGGGACTTATCAACCTAGTCTGAATTTCGGTTTCCAAGAAGGTCTTTCAACTCAGCGCTTCGTTAAGCAAGTTCAAATTAAAAACCTGTCAGACAAGACGGTTACTTATAACGTTAGCGTTGATAATGACGGAAAAGATGGTAAAAGCGCTCTTACTTGGGAGTTACCAACAAGTGTAAGTGTACCCGCGGGACAAACTGTCGTTTTCCCTGCCGTTCTCAATATCGACTTTACTAAATTGCAAAACTGGCCTTTGAATAACACTGCGGGCTTTACTGCTGATAATTGGGCCAAAATTGAATTAACTGGCCACATTCAGCTCAAAGCAGATGGAAAACCGACCTTATCAATGAACTGGATGGCCAAGCCTCGCTCTGCCACAAAAATTAGCCGTGATTTCACTACACTGGAATCAATACATGAAGTAAAAGGCATCGAGCACCCATTTGGCCCATTTGCAGGAGCTTACAAACAGAGTTTCTCCAATGACAGCGCAACCGATACAACTTTTGCCGTATTCCCTTTAATGTTTCATGCGGACTCAAAACCTAAAGGCAAGCAACGCTCACGCGGGAACTTTTTCTCAGATATCGGAGCAGGAGTTTATGAAGAAGCTCAATGTACTTCAGGTAAAAAATTGGCGATAGCGACTCGCTTTTTTGCCCCAAACGACGCTGGCATTGCCAATCACTTTGACAAAATTGGTCCTTGGCTAACGTCATGGACCATTTTCCAAGAAGAGTACGTTGTAGCCAATAAATACAATGAAAAAGTCGTCTTCCCTCCAAACCCATCTGATGACGACACCGTAATGAATGGTTTTGTCGAACCCGATGAGAATCTTCAGCCTGTGGCTTGGTATATTGATTTATCCATGGAATTTGACCGCTCTAAACCACGCGCTAGATACAAAAAGTCAAAGCTACCAACATACATCAGTGCTCATGGCCAAAACATTGTCGCACAGTACTGTTTAGAAGAACTTTATCATGGCGACAAAGTAAACAGTGTTGAATCATTTGACAAAAACCACGGTTGGATTTTTGCCACCGATCGTGACGCGCAAAATGATCTTGGTAAACCAATGATCCAATTCAACCCGCTGAAATACGGTAAGACTGAGGCGCAAGGCGGCCCGGGTGGCGGCATCGGCTTACCTGGCCCAGGCTTACCCGGTCCTGGACTTCCCGGCCCTGGTTTACCAGGACCTGGACTGCCTGGTCCAGCACCTGAGAAGAACTTAGGTGGCTTGCCATTATTTAGCAAAGCAGTACAAGAGGGAGAGGCGGCTACATACAGTAATATGATTACGCTTGGAGCAAACGAAACGGCTTCTTTAACCGCTATCAGCGATTGTGCATTGGCAGGTGGATTAGGACCTATTGTTGGCTGTCAAAACCCAGGTATGCTCATCATGAGTCTAAATGACAACTGGGCGATGCAATCTCCAATGGATACGGCAGGTTACTCCCCTATTCCGAGCCCTAAAGATGGTCAACAACACAGAATCAATGAAGATGCTAAAATAGGCGATGTCGTAGGCAATGTCGAGTTAGACTCTGAAGGGTTTTTCTCTCATGCCAGATTTGATGCACCTTCATACCCGTATCAACTCACCCAAGTGAATGGAATTGCAGGTGAACCATTTAAAGTGAGTGCTAAAGGTGTTATTACGGTTAATAACCCAGATGCCATTGATTATGACCAAGGCAATAAACACTTTGAGCTCGAAGTACTGGCCAAAAAAGGAAATACCTATTCATCGACGTCTAAAGTGTACATTGATATCAACCCCGTTAACGATATTGCACCCATTATCGAAAAACCGTTTGAAGCAGTAACCCTTGATGCAAATGAAAATATCGAAATAAATGCGGCTAAGCATATCACTGATGCCGAAGGTGATACCTTGATGTTTAAAGCTGAAGGGTTACCAGATGGGATCAGCATCGATGCCGATACAGGTATGATCACAGGCAAAACATCAAGTGCTGGAAATCATAATGTTACAATCACAGCTGAGGATGGTGAACACAAAGTCCAAGCTAAGTTAACGATTACGGTCAATGCACAGAAAGCACCACAACCACCCAAAAAGAAAAGTAGCGGTAGCCTTGGCTTCAGTTTACTTGCCTTATTGGGGGTATTCGGAGCAACTCGCCGCCGTTCTATGCTTAAGTAA
- a CDS encoding winged helix-turn-helix domain-containing protein — protein sequence MSVTYLEQSQSLPAKVFEFLKLLVTHAQHTVSKEQAIECVWDNNTEVGKRGVGNAIWQLRKTWTELGLDPDDYFKTVPKVGYQLILPVAEVKGNFNPLTAHSSYSATLKATLISAIIILIGLFSFWHFNQKDATNTNIKAKKITHFEGVEEQAAISPDGKRMAFLWQRDRKQSQIYIKDLIDAHAPLRQVSMSSFSELSPTWSPDSQSLAYLQIQDNDVCSVRIRDLISNQDTQIDTGCSKFGYRRNLSWSPDGNKLAYVKSVDAQKAIFIYDFSSKLVKQISSPNSEIHDVLIQWSSNSEQLLYVREHEMSAELVLHDLANSTEQALPYVRDMIIGLAWQFQSNQLFITALKEGNFVIETLNLDDFEVSEFHKDTTISSLTVNAQGSKLYYSNHIGQEYITRRDMVSGEIQSQVISSARDLFGQYIAATNEILYVSNRNGNWELWSKKDGLNTKITDEIGVVSLPSVSAQGLFAVLIKPKGQINYQLYFGDRNKNTLELLPEFVGKHIKYPSFTSDGSSITYSRQVGDKWEIQQYNLEDKSVTSLHQANARYTVKSDNGLYFTKENQSGLFYLDLISHKETKLISDLDKSDWGNFFVEQNTVYFVTRTREQDIVKQRDRNGRLKTLFSLPAKSIRTGRALAKGKQGQVIVSMLGINDADIYEVDLTAHLKP from the coding sequence ATGTCGGTCACTTATCTTGAACAAAGCCAATCTCTGCCTGCTAAAGTTTTCGAATTTTTAAAGCTGCTAGTCACTCACGCCCAACATACGGTCTCAAAAGAGCAAGCCATTGAATGTGTGTGGGATAACAATACTGAAGTTGGGAAGCGTGGTGTCGGCAATGCGATTTGGCAATTAAGGAAAACGTGGACAGAACTCGGTTTAGATCCAGATGATTACTTCAAAACCGTACCTAAAGTAGGTTATCAGTTAATCCTGCCTGTTGCTGAGGTAAAAGGTAATTTTAATCCATTAACAGCCCACTCCTCATATTCAGCTACGCTTAAAGCCACTTTAATTTCAGCCATTATCATTTTAATTGGACTGTTTTCGTTTTGGCACTTCAATCAAAAAGACGCAACGAATACCAATATCAAAGCCAAAAAAATTACCCATTTTGAAGGTGTAGAAGAACAAGCCGCAATCTCGCCGGATGGCAAACGAATGGCATTTTTGTGGCAAAGAGACCGCAAACAATCACAAATTTACATAAAAGATCTCATTGACGCTCATGCACCACTTAGGCAAGTGTCAATGTCATCTTTTTCAGAACTAAGTCCGACTTGGTCACCAGATAGTCAATCATTAGCCTACCTGCAAATACAAGATAATGATGTCTGCTCTGTACGAATAAGAGATTTAATTTCTAACCAAGATACACAGATTGATACGGGTTGTTCAAAATTTGGCTATCGACGAAATTTATCTTGGTCCCCCGATGGCAATAAACTTGCCTATGTGAAATCGGTGGATGCTCAAAAGGCCATTTTTATTTATGACTTTAGTTCAAAACTGGTTAAGCAAATATCATCACCAAACAGCGAAATACACGACGTACTCATTCAGTGGTCATCTAACTCAGAACAACTGCTGTACGTAAGAGAACATGAAATGAGTGCAGAGTTAGTTTTACATGACTTGGCAAACTCGACAGAACAAGCCCTACCCTATGTTAGGGATATGATTATTGGATTAGCTTGGCAGTTTCAATCGAATCAATTATTTATTACCGCGCTTAAAGAGGGAAACTTTGTGATTGAAACCCTCAACCTTGACGACTTTGAAGTCTCTGAATTTCACAAAGACACCACTATCAGTAGCTTAACGGTCAACGCTCAGGGTTCAAAGCTCTATTACTCTAATCATATTGGACAAGAGTACATCACCAGAAGAGATATGGTCAGTGGTGAAATTCAGTCTCAAGTCATCTCATCAGCAAGAGATTTATTTGGTCAATACATTGCCGCAACCAACGAGATACTTTATGTTTCAAACCGCAACGGAAACTGGGAGCTGTGGAGTAAAAAAGACGGGTTAAACACTAAGATAACCGATGAAATAGGTGTTGTAAGCTTGCCCTCGGTTTCAGCTCAAGGGCTGTTCGCGGTACTGATCAAACCAAAGGGTCAAATCAATTACCAACTGTACTTTGGCGATAGAAACAAAAACACCCTTGAACTATTACCTGAATTTGTTGGTAAACATATCAAATATCCTTCCTTTACCTCAGACGGAAGCAGCATCACTTATTCGCGCCAAGTTGGCGATAAATGGGAAATTCAGCAATACAATTTAGAGGATAAATCAGTCACGTCTTTACATCAAGCAAATGCTCGATACACAGTAAAGTCCGATAATGGACTCTATTTCACCAAAGAGAACCAATCTGGTCTTTTTTACCTTGATTTAATCTCCCACAAAGAAACAAAATTGATTTCTGATTTAGATAAAAGTGATTGGGGCAACTTTTTTGTGGAACAAAACACGGTGTACTTTGTTACCCGAACTAGAGAGCAAGATATAGTAAAACAGCGAGATAGAAACGGGCGGCTTAAAACACTGTTTAGCTTACCCGCCAAAAGCATCCGAACAGGGCGTGCACTCGCAAAAGGAAAACAAGGACAGGTGATAGTCAGTATGCTTGGAATTAATGATGCCGATATTTATGAAGTCGATCTAACAGCACATTTGAAACCGTAA
- a CDS encoding GNAT family N-acetyltransferase: MKIDVIHEHDTNTYDALVSGVREYNKQKLAGEVSKPLSVVLRDDNQAVIGGVAGRTIYQTFFIEVLWVDEIARGQGIGRRLMELAETEAINRGCVMAQVDTLAVQAPDFYQGLGFEVTGIASGITDKHDRYFFKKIYG; encoded by the coding sequence ATGAAGATCGATGTCATTCATGAACATGACACTAATACCTACGATGCTCTCGTTTCAGGTGTGCGTGAGTACAACAAGCAAAAGCTTGCGGGTGAAGTTTCTAAGCCGCTCTCTGTAGTATTACGAGACGATAATCAAGCTGTCATAGGTGGTGTTGCAGGACGAACCATATACCAGACCTTTTTCATCGAAGTACTGTGGGTCGATGAAATCGCAAGAGGACAAGGTATTGGACGTCGATTAATGGAACTGGCCGAAACTGAAGCCATAAACCGAGGTTGTGTTATGGCTCAAGTGGATACCTTAGCGGTTCAAGCTCCAGATTTTTATCAAGGGTTGGGATTTGAAGTAACAGGGATAGCCTCTGGTATCACTGATAAGCATGATAGATATTTTTTTAAGAAGATTTATGGTTGA
- a CDS encoding branched-chain amino acid aminotransferase — protein MKIDYQLKPESERRSTPFTPEENVGFGVLRTDHMFLMDYENGEWSNARIVPYGAMEMMPGAMCIHYGQSIFEGAKAFQHQDGEIYTYRIDKNAKRLNRSGDIVCIPNLDESIQEQAVHALIDVERLWFPQQDGACFYIRPFIFATEDRLSLGISSKYTFCVMLSPSGAYYANGFNNALRLLISKTYHRAVSGGTGASKAAGNYAASLRATQSAAEHGAAQVLYLDSTNTKLEEVGAMNHFHVRKDGTIVIPEFTDTILKSITSESILALGDVLECEVRQETILLEDFIADIESGDIIEAGGFGTAAVVSPVGSYVFEDGREVIVGDGNVGPHIKRIYQVYTDIQNGLREAPEGWLRKVERHHK, from the coding sequence ATGAAAATAGATTATCAATTAAAACCAGAATCTGAGCGACGTTCCACACCTTTTACTCCTGAAGAAAACGTAGGTTTTGGTGTGCTTAGAACCGATCATATGTTCTTGATGGATTATGAAAATGGTGAGTGGAGTAATGCACGCATTGTTCCTTACGGAGCGATGGAAATGATGCCGGGTGCCATGTGCATTCATTACGGTCAATCTATTTTTGAAGGTGCAAAAGCATTTCAGCATCAAGATGGTGAAATTTACACTTACCGTATCGATAAAAATGCCAAGCGATTGAACCGTTCAGGTGACATTGTTTGTATTCCTAATTTGGATGAAAGTATTCAAGAACAAGCGGTACATGCGCTTATTGATGTAGAGCGTTTATGGTTCCCGCAACAAGACGGTGCCTGCTTTTATATCCGTCCGTTTATTTTCGCCACAGAAGATCGTTTATCTTTAGGGATCAGTAGCAAATATACCTTCTGTGTCATGTTAAGCCCAAGTGGTGCTTATTACGCAAACGGCTTTAATAATGCGCTACGCTTGTTGATCAGCAAAACCTATCACCGCGCGGTATCTGGTGGTACTGGTGCCTCTAAAGCAGCGGGTAACTATGCTGCCTCATTGCGTGCGACTCAATCCGCAGCTGAGCATGGAGCAGCGCAAGTATTGTATCTAGATTCAACCAACACCAAGCTTGAAGAAGTGGGGGCAATGAATCATTTTCACGTTCGTAAAGACGGCACTATTGTTATTCCTGAGTTTACCGACACCATCTTAAAATCGATCACCTCTGAATCAATCTTGGCGCTTGGTGATGTACTTGAATGTGAAGTGAGACAAGAAACCATTTTGCTTGAAGATTTCATCGCTGACATTGAGTCCGGTGACATCATTGAAGCGGGAGGCTTTGGTACTGCTGCCGTGGTTTCTCCTGTGGGTTCTTATGTATTTGAAGATGGACGTGAAGTGATTGTTGGAGACGGTAACGTAGGCCCACACATAAAACGCATTTATCAGGTCTATACCGATATTCAAAACGGATTACGCGAAGCACCAGAAGGGTGGTTGCGTAAAGTTGAAAGACACCATAAATAA